Proteins encoded within one genomic window of Bombina bombina isolate aBomBom1 chromosome 1, aBomBom1.pri, whole genome shotgun sequence:
- the CFLAR gene encoding CASP8 and FADD-like apoptosis regulator isoform X2 encodes MAIHEVCYLQPSYYKVLSEDRSERLNAGMSFQTQYSSELLLQIAEQLDSGEKEEILYLCCDYSSVNNVRDLFDELKENNLLQPIGLVELLYHVKRFDLLKRYLHLSRRDAELFLNTNDQIVTKYRVLMVEINGQLEESDFDSLCFLLKNKVTNVGKLQNKTFLSLVTELEKRNLLGPDKVDLLEGCLQTIQRMDLKSKLLKYKQADQKAFSSHYINAIEASPSPQRAFHHPAPITRQMNENHDYKGTVPVQESGASCLGTGDRYVFTHNPAGVCLIFDCVGNDADLLEKTFTSMSFNVMRFMYVTISDLDTTLMKVSKMEELKSYDLLVCFLISRGSSDSVFCIDEGVPGYSFDKVKTFFTGHSCPSLVGKPKLFFIQNYLVKENMEAGNDDLIVEDGPSTRNPISADRIYVFPKIPNEADIFWSLCKVDENELQRRPSSPSPYLQNLIQLIGDRRTSVFTVVV; translated from the exons ATGGCTATACATGAAGTGTGTTATTTGCAACCATCTTATTATAAAGTTCTAAGTGAAGATAGATCGGAACGTTTGAATGCTGGAATGAGCTTTCAGACACAATATTCCAGTGAGTTGCTTTTACAGATTGCAGAACAATTGGATAGTGGAGAAAAAGAAGAGATACTGTATTTATGCTGCGATTATTCCAGTGTAAATAATGTGCGTGACTTGTTTGATGAGCTCAAAGAGAACAACCTGTTACAACCCATTGGTCTAGTAGAATTGCTGTATCACGTGAAACGTTTTGATCTCCTCAAAAGATATCTACATTTGTCAAGACGGGATGCAGAACTGTTTCTAAATACCAATGACCAGATTGTTACAAAGTACAG AGTGCTCATGGTAGAAATTAATGGACAGCTGGAAGAGTCTGATTTTGATTCCCTGTGTTTTTTGCTGAAAAATAAGGTGACAAATGTGGGAAAGCTACAGAACAAG ACATTCCTGTCTCTAGTAACTGAACTAGAAAAAAGGAACTTGCTTGGACCAGACAAAGTAGATTTATTAGAGGGATGTCTGCAAACTATTCAGAGAATGGATTTAAAAAGCAAACTCCTCAAATACAAACAAGCAG ATCAGAAAGCATTCAGTAGTCATTACATAAATGCAATTGAGGCATCACCCTCGCCCCAAAGAGCGTTCCATCACCCAGCTCCAATTACG AGGCAAATGAATGAGAATCATGATTATAAAG GTACAGTTCCAGTGCAAGAGTCTGGGGCTTCCTGTTTG gGAACTGGAGACAGATATGTTTTCACACATAATCCTGCTGGCGTTTGCCTTATCTTTGACTGTGTTGGAAATGATGCAG ATTTGCTTGAAAAAACCTTTACATCTATGAGTTTCAATGTCATGCGTTTTATGTACGTTACCATAAGTGACCTGGATACCACTCTCATGAAAGTGTCAAAAATGGAAGAGCTCAAATCATATGACTTGCTTGTGTGTTTCTTGATTAGCCGTGGAAGCTCAGATTCTGTGTTCTGCATTGATGAAGGTGTCCCTGGATACTCTTTTGACAAGGTGAAGACATTTTTCACTGGTCATTCATGTCCATCTTTGGTTGGAAAACCAAAGCTTTTCTTTATCCAGAACTATCTTGTAAAAGAGAATATGGAGGCTGGTAATGATGATCTGATAGTAGAGGATGGACCTTCTACTCGAAACCCAATCAGTGCAGACAGAATATATGTCTTTCCAAAAATCCCTAATGAAGCAGATATCTTCTGGAGCCTATGTAAAGTGGATGAAAATGAGCTGCAGAGGAGGCCTTCTTCTCCTTCTCCCTATCTGCAAAACCTTATACAGCTGATAGGTGACAGAAGAACAAG CGTGTTTACTGTGGTGGTATGA
- the CFLAR gene encoding CASP8 and FADD-like apoptosis regulator isoform X1, whose protein sequence is MAIHEVCYLQPSYYKVLSEDRSERLNAGMSFQTQYSSELLLQIAEQLDSGEKEEILYLCCDYSSVNNVRDLFDELKENNLLQPIGLVELLYHVKRFDLLKRYLHLSRRDAELFLNTNDQIVTKYRVLMVEINGQLEESDFDSLCFLLKNKVTNVGKLQNKTFLSLVTELEKRNLLGPDKVDLLEGCLQTIQRMDLKSKLLKYKQADQKAFSSHYINAIEASPSPQRAFHHPAPITRQMNENHDYKGTVPVQESGASCLGTGDRYVFTHNPAGVCLIFDCVGNDADLLEKTFTSMSFNVMRFMYVTISDLDTTLMKVSKMEELKSYDLLVCFLISRGSSDSVFCIDEGVPGYSFDKVKTFFTGHSCPSLVGKPKLFFIQNYLVKENMEAGNDDLIVEDGPSTRNPISADRIYVFPKIPNEADIFWSLCKVDENELQRRPSSPSPYLQNLIQLIGDRRTREQCHLLDIHTELNRIIYSKRQGHSLQLQHTLIKKLFLP, encoded by the exons ATGGCTATACATGAAGTGTGTTATTTGCAACCATCTTATTATAAAGTTCTAAGTGAAGATAGATCGGAACGTTTGAATGCTGGAATGAGCTTTCAGACACAATATTCCAGTGAGTTGCTTTTACAGATTGCAGAACAATTGGATAGTGGAGAAAAAGAAGAGATACTGTATTTATGCTGCGATTATTCCAGTGTAAATAATGTGCGTGACTTGTTTGATGAGCTCAAAGAGAACAACCTGTTACAACCCATTGGTCTAGTAGAATTGCTGTATCACGTGAAACGTTTTGATCTCCTCAAAAGATATCTACATTTGTCAAGACGGGATGCAGAACTGTTTCTAAATACCAATGACCAGATTGTTACAAAGTACAG AGTGCTCATGGTAGAAATTAATGGACAGCTGGAAGAGTCTGATTTTGATTCCCTGTGTTTTTTGCTGAAAAATAAGGTGACAAATGTGGGAAAGCTACAGAACAAG ACATTCCTGTCTCTAGTAACTGAACTAGAAAAAAGGAACTTGCTTGGACCAGACAAAGTAGATTTATTAGAGGGATGTCTGCAAACTATTCAGAGAATGGATTTAAAAAGCAAACTCCTCAAATACAAACAAGCAG ATCAGAAAGCATTCAGTAGTCATTACATAAATGCAATTGAGGCATCACCCTCGCCCCAAAGAGCGTTCCATCACCCAGCTCCAATTACG AGGCAAATGAATGAGAATCATGATTATAAAG GTACAGTTCCAGTGCAAGAGTCTGGGGCTTCCTGTTTG gGAACTGGAGACAGATATGTTTTCACACATAATCCTGCTGGCGTTTGCCTTATCTTTGACTGTGTTGGAAATGATGCAG ATTTGCTTGAAAAAACCTTTACATCTATGAGTTTCAATGTCATGCGTTTTATGTACGTTACCATAAGTGACCTGGATACCACTCTCATGAAAGTGTCAAAAATGGAAGAGCTCAAATCATATGACTTGCTTGTGTGTTTCTTGATTAGCCGTGGAAGCTCAGATTCTGTGTTCTGCATTGATGAAGGTGTCCCTGGATACTCTTTTGACAAGGTGAAGACATTTTTCACTGGTCATTCATGTCCATCTTTGGTTGGAAAACCAAAGCTTTTCTTTATCCAGAACTATCTTGTAAAAGAGAATATGGAGGCTGGTAATGATGATCTGATAGTAGAGGATGGACCTTCTACTCGAAACCCAATCAGTGCAGACAGAATATATGTCTTTCCAAAAATCCCTAATGAAGCAGATATCTTCTGGAGCCTATGTAAAGTGGATGAAAATGAGCTGCAGAGGAGGCCTTCTTCTCCTTCTCCCTATCTGCAAAACCTTATACAGCTGATAGGTGACAGAAGAACAAG